A window of the Lactuca sativa cultivar Salinas chromosome 5, Lsat_Salinas_v11, whole genome shotgun sequence genome harbors these coding sequences:
- the LOC111890736 gene encoding uncharacterized protein LOC111890736 has product MALIDDRINHLQDCILGAVKGNLAYQKFMFSVYPKFALDMKSANLNKVLSFIHHFERSYLMNPGDKPFTSTYLIGYALTNSHHSIDYKKEECIELEDVFSEIGHVKDKQFCDVDPQDSFLALNIAINKKDLGEKLPPRILIDSLHIGEISKSLEPTPRDILKSIRSMSSRVDNLNQTIS; this is encoded by the coding sequence ATGGCCTTGATTGATGATAGAATCAATCATCTACAAGATTGTATTCTTGGTGCAGTCAAAGGAAATCTAGCTTAccaaaaattcatgttttcagTTTATCCTAAATTTGCCTTAGATATGAAATCAGCAAACTTAAATAAGGTTTTATCTTTTATTCATCACTTTGAAAGAAGTTATCTCATGAATCCAGGAGATAAACCCTTCACATCAACCTACCTCATAGGATATGCATTGACAAATAGTCATCATAGCATAGACTATAAAAAAGAAGAATGCATAGAACTTGAAGATGTATTCTCAGAAATAGGACATGTCAAAGATAAACAATTTTGTGACGTAGATCCTCAAGATAGCTTTTTGGCTTTAAACATAGCCATAAACAAAAAAGATTTAGGAGAAAAGCTACCACCTAGAATCTTAATAGATTCTCTTCATATAGGTGAAATATCTAAATCTCTAGAACCTACTCCAAGAGATATACTCAAAAGCATAAGAAGTATGTCTTCTAGAGTTGATAATTTAAATCAAACAATCAGCTAA